In Gemmatimonadales bacterium, the following proteins share a genomic window:
- a CDS encoding 3-hydroxybutyryl-CoA dehydrogenase, producing the protein MPEITSVGVLGCGLMGGGIAQTAAAAGFPTAVRDVTQALLQRGEGAIARSLAKLVEKGKLDPSARDGALERLSFTTELDDLRSCDIVIEAVPEDLALKNELWRALDERCPPATIFVSNTSSLPIGAMAAATSRPDRFAGLHFFNPVPLMPLVEVVRAVTTSRETFEQVMTFARRLGKEPLAARDRSGFIVNLLLVPFLMDAVRALEHGVGAAADIDRGMQLGCGHPMGPLALLDFIGLDTAMRIADIMFEEYREPRYAPPPLLRRMVGAGLYGRKNGRGFYDYASDPPLPIDLAI; encoded by the coding sequence ATGCCCGAGATCACCAGCGTCGGCGTGCTCGGCTGCGGCCTCATGGGCGGCGGCATCGCGCAGACTGCCGCGGCCGCCGGATTCCCCACGGCTGTGCGGGACGTGACCCAGGCGCTGCTGCAGCGGGGCGAGGGGGCGATCGCGCGCTCGCTGGCCAAGCTGGTGGAAAAGGGCAAGCTCGATCCGTCCGCGCGGGACGGCGCCCTCGAGCGCCTCAGCTTCACCACGGAGCTGGACGACCTCCGGAGCTGCGACATCGTGATCGAGGCGGTGCCGGAGGACCTGGCGCTCAAGAATGAGCTCTGGCGAGCGCTCGACGAGCGCTGCCCGCCCGCCACCATCTTCGTCTCCAACACCTCGAGTCTCCCGATCGGCGCGATGGCCGCCGCGACCTCCCGTCCCGATCGCTTCGCCGGACTCCACTTCTTCAACCCGGTTCCCCTGATGCCGCTGGTGGAGGTCGTCCGGGCCGTCACTACGTCGCGGGAGACGTTCGAGCAGGTGATGACCTTCGCCCGGCGGCTCGGCAAGGAGCCGCTCGCCGCGCGCGACCGGTCCGGCTTCATCGTGAACCTGCTGCTGGTGCCGTTCCTCATGGACGCCGTGCGGGCGCTCGAGCACGGGGTGGGCGCCGCGGCGGACATCGATCGCGGCATGCAGCTCGGCTGCGGGCATCCGATGGGGCCGCTCGCGCTGCTCGACTTCATCGGCCTGGACACCGCGATGCGCATCGCCGACATCATGTTTGAGGAGTATCGTGAGCCCCGCTACGCCCCGCCCCCGCTGCTCCGGAGGATGGTGGGCGCGGGGCTCTACGGCCGGAAAAACGGCCGGGGGTTTTATGATTATGCCTCCGATCCGCCGCTCCCCATCGATCTCGCCATCTAA
- a CDS encoding DUF2231 domain-containing protein — translation MFGYDWPRLHAALNDLPAALLATAVLFDLLGALTGRPSLRQAGFVTMIAGTIGAGLAVLSGLQAEDHIAHGEAVHAIMKTHETLALVTLGIFTVLVVWRIVRERRMSAAERTLSLVVSLTGAGVLVATGAYGGKMVFEHAAGIPSEALKQELHERAEGHHHHGGEAEEHEPMGEEHDSAAEAQEHATDSEGHEHAADSAAPAGHSHPPGTPPHKD, via the coding sequence ATGTTCGGCTACGACTGGCCCCGGCTGCACGCCGCCCTGAACGACCTGCCGGCCGCCCTGCTGGCCACCGCCGTGTTGTTCGATCTCCTGGGGGCGCTCACCGGGCGCCCCTCGCTCCGGCAGGCCGGCTTCGTGACCATGATCGCGGGTACCATCGGTGCCGGGCTGGCGGTGCTCTCGGGCCTGCAGGCCGAGGACCACATCGCCCACGGCGAGGCGGTCCACGCCATCATGAAAACCCACGAGACGCTCGCGCTCGTCACCCTGGGCATCTTCACCGTGCTGGTGGTGTGGCGGATCGTGCGCGAGCGGCGGATGAGTGCCGCGGAACGCACCCTCTCGCTCGTGGTCTCGCTGACCGGCGCGGGAGTGCTCGTCGCCACGGGTGCCTACGGGGGGAAGATGGTCTTCGAGCACGCCGCGGGCATTCCCTCCGAGGCACTGAAGCAGGAGCTGCACGAGCGGGCAGAGGGCCACCATCACCATGGGGGGGAGGCGGAGGAGCACGAGCCGATGGGCGAGGAGCACGACTCGGCGGCCGAGGCGCAGGAGCACGCCACCGATTCCGAGGGGCACGAGCACGCCGCCGATTCCGCGGCGCCGGCCGGCCACAGCCATCCACCCGGCACCCCTCCACACAAGGACTGA
- a CDS encoding DUF116 domain-containing protein, which produces MPETPRAQLIHIDVDRRLGHEWDEWDGQPLPNQGNYDSKPALFFKWSAAALLVGFGAIGILLYLLGPRLATLHSALPSILWSALAVAGALLSLWWAVLLLSYATGRRLLPERLAERGPFLRLMRLTSRVADRFGRRDWVENAAVKVYNGLAVLRGRKVGKGELLLLIPRCLSKETLDGVLGIAGRYGVPVFVATRGQLARRVIRERRPRAVVAVACERDMVSGLHDVAGKIPVLGLTMTLPAGPCKDARLNLGQLEEWVRAYVV; this is translated from the coding sequence ATGCCGGAGACTCCCCGCGCCCAACTGATTCACATCGACGTCGATCGCCGGCTGGGACACGAGTGGGATGAGTGGGACGGGCAGCCACTGCCCAACCAGGGCAACTACGACTCCAAGCCGGCGCTGTTCTTCAAGTGGTCGGCCGCCGCGCTGCTGGTCGGGTTCGGCGCGATCGGCATCCTCCTCTACCTCCTCGGCCCCCGTCTCGCGACGCTGCACTCCGCTCTTCCCAGCATCCTGTGGAGCGCGCTGGCCGTTGCCGGCGCGCTGCTCTCGCTCTGGTGGGCGGTCCTACTCCTTTCCTATGCCACGGGGCGGAGGCTCTTGCCCGAGCGGCTCGCGGAGCGAGGGCCGTTCCTCCGGCTGATGCGGCTCACCTCCAGGGTGGCGGACCGCTTCGGCCGGCGGGACTGGGTCGAGAATGCCGCGGTGAAGGTGTACAACGGACTGGCGGTGCTGCGGGGGAGAAAGGTCGGAAAGGGCGAGCTGCTGCTCCTGATTCCGCGCTGCCTCTCGAAGGAGACTCTCGACGGGGTGCTCGGTATCGCCGGGCGGTATGGCGTTCCGGTCTTCGTGGCCACGCGAGGTCAGCTGGCGCGTCGGGTGATCCGCGAGCGCCGGCCGCGCGCTGTGGTGGCCGTCGCATGCGAGCGCGACATGGTGAGTGGCCTGCACGACGTGGCGGGGAAGATCCCGGTCCTCGGCCTCACCATGACCCTGCCGGCGGGACCCTGCAAGGACGCCCGGCTGAACCTGGGGCAGCTGGAGGAGTGGGTGAGGGCGTACGTGGTGTAG
- a CDS encoding FAD-binding oxidoreductase: MLPPPAIRGLFRTDQRARGAYAEGAGIFRILPAAVCVPADREDLASLCHWAATHRVHLVPRGAGSGMGGGNVGDGVVVDLTGMPRRREIDPAARRARTSASLTLAELNSAADPYRLRLPPDPSSGRWATLGGLVSTNASGARSVRYGSVRRWVESLELVTADGEVVELRRGAPPVTAAGPSARAIERFESDAAPAVRAASEVIAGRFPRTRKNSSGYALDAFLASGDLLDLVVGSEGTLALVTAVEWRLDLLPLHRAGLRVALRSLDGLSDAVAALLTHEPSALELLDRSFLELVGESGSDAMLLVEFEGDSSDDVRRRVQRAAAAIRPRAAGVNIGLTEAAGERLWALRHAASPILARLPEDRRSLQVIEDGCVPVERMAEYVRAVRAAAASRGLQVVIFGHAGDGHVHVNLLPELARADWEDAVASLLEEVTDTLVRLGGTPSGEHGDGRLRAGLLPRVYGEEVVALFQRVKRAFDPLGILNPGVILPSGQPAVSRLKVGAHALALPADIAHGLREIEQTGGYARSRLELA, encoded by the coding sequence ATGCTGCCTCCCCCAGCCATCCGTGGTCTCTTCCGCACCGATCAGCGCGCACGTGGCGCCTATGCCGAAGGCGCCGGGATCTTCAGGATCCTGCCCGCGGCCGTCTGCGTGCCCGCCGACCGGGAAGACCTCGCCTCGCTCTGCCATTGGGCGGCGACGCACCGCGTCCACCTGGTGCCGCGTGGGGCGGGCAGCGGCATGGGCGGCGGGAACGTCGGCGACGGCGTGGTGGTGGATCTCACCGGAATGCCTCGCCGGCGGGAGATCGATCCCGCCGCTCGGCGCGCCCGCACCAGCGCGAGCCTCACGCTGGCGGAGCTCAATTCGGCGGCCGACCCATACCGGCTCAGGCTCCCTCCCGACCCCTCCAGTGGCCGCTGGGCAACGCTCGGTGGCCTGGTCTCCACCAACGCGTCCGGCGCGCGATCGGTGCGCTACGGCAGCGTGCGCCGCTGGGTGGAGTCGCTGGAGCTGGTGACGGCGGATGGCGAGGTGGTCGAGCTCCGGCGCGGAGCCCCGCCGGTGACCGCGGCGGGGCCGTCCGCCCGCGCCATCGAGCGATTCGAGTCGGACGCCGCGCCGGCCGTTCGCGCGGCCAGCGAGGTGATCGCCGGACGCTTCCCCCGGACCCGGAAGAATTCCTCGGGCTATGCCCTGGACGCGTTTCTCGCCTCGGGCGACCTGCTCGACCTGGTGGTCGGGTCCGAAGGCACCCTCGCTCTGGTGACGGCGGTGGAGTGGCGGCTGGATCTCCTGCCGCTGCATCGCGCCGGTCTCCGCGTGGCGCTGCGCTCGCTGGACGGCCTGAGCGACGCCGTCGCCGCACTGCTGACCCACGAGCCCTCGGCACTGGAGCTGCTCGACCGGAGCTTCCTCGAGCTGGTCGGCGAATCCGGCAGCGACGCGATGCTCCTGGTGGAGTTCGAGGGCGATTCATCCGACGACGTGCGGCGGCGGGTCCAGCGTGCCGCCGCCGCCATTCGCCCCCGGGCCGCGGGCGTCAACATCGGCCTGACCGAAGCGGCCGGCGAGCGGCTCTGGGCGCTGCGGCACGCGGCCAGCCCGATCCTCGCGCGGCTGCCGGAGGATCGCCGCTCGCTGCAGGTGATCGAGGACGGCTGTGTGCCGGTGGAGCGGATGGCGGAGTACGTGCGCGCGGTCCGCGCCGCGGCGGCGTCCCGCGGTCTTCAGGTGGTGATCTTCGGTCATGCCGGCGACGGCCACGTGCACGTGAACCTGCTGCCGGAGCTGGCCCGGGCGGACTGGGAGGACGCGGTCGCCTCGCTCCTGGAGGAGGTCACCGACACCCTCGTCCGGCTGGGCGGCACCCCCTCGGGCGAGCATGGTGACGGCCGGCTTCGGGCTGGCCTGCTGCCGCGGGTGTATGGGGAGGAGGTGGTCGCGCTCTTCCAGCGGGTGAAGCGCGCCTTCGATCCCCTCGGAATTCTCAATCCCGGCGTTATCCTTCCGTCCGGCCAGCCGGCGGTGAGCCGGCTCAAGGTGGGCGCGCACGCCCTGGCACTTCCCGCGGACATCGCCCACGGGCTCCGGGAGATCGAGCAGACCGGCGGATACGCCCGGAGCCGGTTGGAGCTGGCATGA
- the thyX gene encoding FAD-dependent thymidylate synthase encodes MDIIREPRVTLIARPQFLEPSHLAVQWKGDSSDGERIAEFAGRLCYMSQHNPAGRTTAEYLRNILSQGHGSVFEHSTYVMLIEGISRSCSHELVRHRAGWGYSQLSQRYVDESHAAFVMPPAILGDAALEAEWTAQVQAAQAAYVGAVEHLMTRYAWVSDKVHRRKLAREAARSVLPNATEVKIVASANVRAWRTMLELRLGEGAELEIRRMAVACLRRLQAEAPALFDDFELYASAEGGEAGRVGYHKV; translated from the coding sequence ATGGACATCATCCGCGAGCCTCGCGTCACACTCATCGCCCGTCCTCAGTTTCTCGAGCCGAGCCATCTGGCGGTCCAGTGGAAGGGCGACTCCAGCGACGGTGAGCGGATCGCGGAGTTCGCCGGGCGACTCTGCTACATGAGCCAGCACAATCCGGCGGGGCGGACGACGGCGGAATACCTCCGGAACATCCTCAGCCAGGGACACGGGTCGGTCTTCGAGCACTCCACCTACGTCATGCTGATCGAAGGGATCTCCCGTTCCTGCAGTCACGAGCTGGTGCGCCACCGGGCCGGGTGGGGCTACTCCCAGCTCTCCCAGCGCTACGTCGACGAGTCCCATGCCGCCTTCGTGATGCCGCCGGCGATCCTGGGCGACGCGGCGCTGGAGGCGGAGTGGACGGCGCAGGTGCAGGCGGCCCAGGCCGCCTACGTCGGCGCGGTGGAGCATCTGATGACCCGCTACGCCTGGGTGAGCGACAAGGTGCATCGGAGGAAGCTGGCGCGGGAGGCGGCGCGGAGCGTGCTGCCCAATGCCACCGAGGTGAAGATCGTGGCGAGCGCCAACGTCCGCGCCTGGCGCACCATGCTCGAGCTGCGTCTGGGCGAGGGGGCGGAGCTGGAGATCCGGCGGATGGCGGTGGCCTGTCTTCGCCGGCTGCAGGCGGAGGCGCCCGCGCTGTTCGACGACTTCGAGCTCTACGCCTCCGCCGAGGGCGGTGAGGCGGGACGCGTCGGGTATCACAAGGTGTGA
- a CDS encoding ATP-grasp domain-containing protein, translating into MRVAILYDAGSDEWSPQDVAAVVGNVHEIRDVLRRRGHEVDLLPVRLGDFRWLSRARRADLVFNLCEGINGHAKYEDLVVATLELSGVPFTGCRTWPTTVCHRKHVANTLLSAAGLPVPAFALAQANKTPSEFPLPAIVKPSAEDASVGIDNGAVCTSKRALKKRVAQMLEQFEEVLVQEYVAGREFNVGFVGQRMLPIAEIRFEGMPDGTWPIVSYAAKWLPGSPEDEGTVPICPADIPEDLANRVAAVARDAWLHMCGGEGYGRVDLRVNDDGQPYVLEVNPGPDLSSNAGLARMGRAFGWSYDELVMQVVDEALMRSQSHSAAAALVSGVSAA; encoded by the coding sequence ATGCGAGTTGCGATCCTGTACGATGCAGGCAGCGATGAGTGGAGTCCCCAGGACGTGGCCGCGGTGGTCGGCAACGTCCACGAGATCCGCGACGTGCTCCGCCGTCGGGGGCACGAGGTGGACCTCCTGCCGGTCCGCCTGGGCGATTTCCGCTGGCTTTCACGCGCCCGCCGGGCCGACCTCGTCTTCAACCTGTGCGAGGGGATCAACGGCCACGCCAAGTACGAGGACCTCGTCGTCGCGACCCTGGAGCTGAGCGGCGTCCCCTTTACCGGATGCCGCACCTGGCCCACCACCGTCTGCCACCGGAAGCACGTGGCCAACACCCTGCTCTCCGCGGCGGGGCTCCCGGTGCCGGCCTTCGCCCTGGCCCAGGCCAACAAGACACCGTCGGAGTTTCCCCTGCCCGCCATCGTGAAGCCCTCGGCGGAAGATGCGAGCGTGGGGATCGATAACGGGGCGGTCTGCACCTCCAAGCGGGCGCTCAAGAAGCGGGTCGCCCAGATGCTGGAGCAGTTCGAAGAGGTGCTGGTCCAGGAATACGTGGCCGGCCGGGAGTTCAACGTCGGCTTCGTCGGACAGCGGATGCTGCCCATCGCCGAGATCCGGTTCGAAGGCATGCCCGACGGCACCTGGCCCATCGTGAGCTACGCCGCCAAGTGGCTGCCGGGAAGCCCGGAGGATGAAGGCACCGTGCCGATCTGCCCCGCCGACATCCCCGAGGATCTGGCCAACCGGGTCGCCGCGGTGGCGCGGGACGCCTGGCTCCATATGTGTGGCGGCGAGGGATACGGCCGGGTCGATCTGCGGGTCAATGACGATGGGCAGCCGTACGTGCTCGAAGTGAATCCCGGTCCGGACCTCTCCAGCAACGCCGGTCTCGCCCGGATGGGCCGAGCCTTCGGCTGGAGCTACGACGAGCTGGTCATGCAGGTCGTGGACGAGGCACTCATGCGGTCTCAGAGCCACAGCGCCGCCGCCGCCCTGGTCAGTGGGGTGTCCGCCGCGTGA
- a CDS encoding GNAT family N-acetyltransferase, whose translation MSGTLTSAVLRTLNAADRGRIEEITRAAGLFREEEIPVALEVFDGAVAGSPDYIALGAEHEGSLAGWICWGPTPCTLGTYDLYWMAVDPARQRAGIGTALLHGMERRLIGIARLIVVETAGRPDYRGTRAFYQARGYAVAATIPNFYAPGDDQVVYVKSLSTRSR comes from the coding sequence GTGAGCGGCACCCTGACCTCCGCTGTCCTTCGCACCCTCAACGCCGCCGACCGCGGCCGCATCGAGGAGATCACCCGTGCGGCCGGGCTCTTCCGCGAGGAGGAGATCCCGGTCGCCCTCGAGGTCTTCGATGGCGCGGTGGCCGGTTCACCCGACTATATCGCGCTGGGGGCCGAGCACGAGGGATCCCTGGCGGGGTGGATCTGCTGGGGTCCCACCCCGTGCACCCTGGGCACCTACGACCTCTATTGGATGGCCGTGGACCCGGCGCGCCAGCGGGCCGGCATCGGCACCGCGCTCCTCCATGGCATGGAGCGGCGCCTGATCGGCATCGCCCGGCTCATCGTGGTGGAAACCGCCGGCCGCCCCGACTACCGGGGCACCCGGGCCTTCTACCAGGCCCGCGGGTACGCGGTCGCGGCCACCATCCCCAATTTCTACGCGCCGGGCGACGATCAGGTCGTCTACGTGAAGTCCCTCTCCACTCGCAGTCGATAG
- a CDS encoding KamA family radical SAM protein, which produces MESWQEVLKKNSIMSLEALAAKFGPEHFPDLDRLRQAAENFEFRISPAMVDLIKSPDDPIWRQYVPTVEELNVVDGMVDSLNEDADSPVPNITHRYPDRALFLVSPVCASYCRFCTRRRKVGDPEKIPMSQFESAFQYLEQHTEIRDVIMSGGDPLLLNDRRLDAILTRLRAIPHLQIIRIGSRIPCHLPERITPELCATLKRFHPLFINTHFNHPDELTPAAVHGLGMLADAGIPLGCQTVLLKGVNDDPMVMKELMQRLLMARVRPYYIYMADQVAGGEHFRTSVQAGIRIMEALRGWTSGLANPYFVIDAPGGGGKIPLLPQYVISMTDEEVVLRNFRGQRYVYRQPQETAVGARTTDPEYLVQPGFEMRQERRRPVKPKRETA; this is translated from the coding sequence ATGGAGAGCTGGCAGGAGGTCCTCAAGAAGAACTCCATCATGTCGCTGGAGGCGCTCGCGGCCAAGTTCGGTCCGGAGCATTTCCCCGACCTCGACCGTCTCCGCCAGGCCGCGGAGAACTTCGAGTTCCGGATCTCGCCCGCCATGGTCGACCTGATCAAGTCGCCCGACGACCCGATCTGGCGGCAGTACGTCCCCACCGTCGAGGAGCTGAACGTGGTGGACGGCATGGTGGACTCGCTCAACGAGGACGCGGATAGTCCGGTGCCCAACATCACCCACCGGTATCCCGACCGGGCGCTCTTCCTGGTGTCCCCGGTCTGCGCCAGCTACTGCCGCTTCTGTACCCGGCGGCGCAAGGTGGGCGATCCCGAGAAGATCCCGATGTCGCAGTTCGAGTCCGCGTTCCAGTATCTGGAGCAGCACACCGAAATCCGCGACGTCATCATGTCGGGTGGCGACCCGCTGCTGTTGAACGACCGGCGGCTCGACGCCATCCTGACCCGGCTCCGGGCCATCCCGCACCTCCAGATCATCCGGATCGGCAGCCGGATCCCCTGCCACCTGCCCGAGCGGATCACTCCGGAGCTGTGTGCCACGCTCAAGCGCTTCCATCCGCTCTTCATCAATACCCACTTCAACCATCCCGACGAGCTCACACCAGCCGCCGTTCACGGTCTGGGCATGCTGGCCGATGCCGGTATCCCGCTGGGCTGCCAGACGGTACTGCTCAAGGGCGTGAACGACGATCCGATGGTCATGAAGGAACTGATGCAGCGGCTGCTGATGGCCCGGGTGCGCCCCTACTACATCTATATGGCCGATCAGGTGGCAGGGGGAGAGCACTTCCGGACCAGTGTCCAGGCCGGCATCCGAATCATGGAGGCGCTGCGCGGCTGGACCAGCGGGTTGGCCAATCCTTACTTCGTGATCGATGCCCCGGGCGGCGGCGGCAAGATCCCGCTGCTTCCCCAGTACGTGATCAGCATGACGGACGAGGAGGTCGTGCTGCGGAATTTCCGGGGGCAGCGATACGTCTACCGGCAGCCCCAGGAGACGGCGGTCGGGGCCCGTACGACCGACCCCGAATACCTCGTTCAGCCCGGCTTCGAGATGCGGCAGGAGCGCAGGCGCCCCGTCAAGCCGAAGCGGGAGACCGCCTGA
- a CDS encoding DUF2784 domain-containing protein, producing the protein MYRVLAEIVVGFHVGFVLFVVLGGLLVLRWPRLAWLHLPAAVWGALIEFAGWICPLTPLENRLRRAGGTAGYAGGFVEHYLLPVLYPVGLTRGVQYVLGAGVVLVNAAVYWWVFRRVRRSPASA; encoded by the coding sequence GTGTACCGGGTCCTGGCCGAGATCGTCGTCGGATTCCACGTGGGGTTCGTGCTGTTCGTGGTGCTGGGAGGTCTGCTGGTGCTGCGCTGGCCCCGCCTGGCGTGGCTGCACCTGCCGGCGGCGGTCTGGGGGGCCTTGATCGAATTTGCCGGCTGGATCTGTCCGCTCACCCCGCTGGAAAACCGCCTCCGGCGGGCGGGGGGCACGGCAGGGTACGCGGGTGGTTTCGTCGAGCACTACCTGCTGCCCGTGCTCTATCCGGTGGGGCTCACACGCGGCGTGCAGTACGTCCTTGGGGCCGGCGTGGTGCTGGTGAACGCCGCCGTGTACTGGTGGGTGTTTCGCCGGGTCAGGCGGTCTCCCGCTTCGGCTTGA
- a CDS encoding elongation factor G: MKVYGSNAIRNVAFVGHGASGKTSLVDALAFVSGAGRRHGSIKDGTTLTDYSPDEIERKHSISLGLGYAEWLDTKINLLDTPGYLDYFGEVVTGLHAADAAVVVLSATGGVEVGTEKVWEVCDQLHLPRLLFVSQMDKDHADFERVFTDIKTHLTPKVVPVEIPIGEGHDFHGIINLFSGHCHFYKKGTKTGEYEVVPIPAEYQARFEEYTEHLTEAVASTDDSLIERYLAGEAIPRSEFIDGIKKAIVAGQIVPLFCGSGELTYGVRTLLKKMVELLPAAGEVTPPVEAPLVGRVFKTHSEPHVGDVTLFRLYSGELRNGDEVWNAEHEVAEKLNHLSIQQGKDRIEVERLSAGDIGSVAKLRNTHTGDTFCRADRPVRLPPIPLPESVATSAVLVKQRGEEDKLAAGLHKLHEEDPTFQFEYSSELGQTLIHGMGERHFDTILHRLERKFGVHAELIRPRVAYRETIKGKAEGQGKHKKQSGGRGQYGDCWVRLSPRPRGAGYTFVDDIVGGVIPNKYIPAVDRGVQEAAERGVVAGYPLVDFQAECYDGSYHDVDSNEMSFKMAGILAFRNVAPKARPVLLEPLVEVEAWAPDDVLGDVMGDLSARRGQILGTEADGRLTKVRAIVPEAELYKYSTTLHSITHGRGTHRQKFHGYAEAPPEVAARVAEENQKEHAVAS; encoded by the coding sequence ATGAAGGTCTATGGCTCCAACGCCATCCGCAACGTGGCGTTCGTTGGCCACGGAGCGAGCGGGAAGACATCCCTCGTCGATGCACTCGCATTCGTATCCGGAGCCGGCCGGCGCCACGGCTCGATCAAAGACGGTACGACGCTGACCGATTACTCCCCCGATGAAATCGAACGTAAGCACTCGATCAGCCTCGGCTTAGGCTACGCCGAGTGGCTCGACACCAAGATCAATCTCCTCGACACCCCCGGGTACCTCGATTACTTCGGCGAAGTCGTCACCGGCCTGCACGCCGCCGACGCCGCCGTCGTGGTGCTGAGCGCGACCGGGGGTGTCGAAGTCGGCACCGAGAAGGTCTGGGAAGTCTGCGACCAGCTCCACCTTCCGCGGCTCCTGTTCGTCTCCCAGATGGACAAGGACCACGCCGACTTCGAGCGGGTCTTCACCGACATCAAGACCCACCTGACCCCCAAAGTGGTCCCGGTGGAGATCCCCATCGGTGAGGGTCACGATTTCCACGGGATCATCAATCTCTTCTCGGGCCATTGCCACTTCTATAAGAAGGGGACCAAGACCGGCGAGTACGAGGTCGTCCCCATCCCGGCCGAGTACCAGGCTCGCTTCGAGGAGTACACCGAGCACCTGACCGAGGCCGTGGCCTCGACCGACGACTCGCTCATCGAGCGCTACCTGGCCGGCGAGGCGATCCCCCGGTCAGAGTTCATCGACGGCATCAAGAAAGCGATCGTCGCCGGGCAGATCGTCCCGCTCTTCTGCGGCAGCGGCGAGCTGACCTATGGGGTCCGCACGCTGCTCAAGAAGATGGTGGAGCTCCTGCCCGCGGCCGGCGAAGTCACCCCGCCGGTCGAGGCGCCGCTGGTGGGCCGGGTCTTCAAGACCCACTCCGAGCCGCACGTGGGAGATGTCACGCTCTTCCGGCTCTATTCGGGCGAGCTCCGGAACGGCGACGAGGTCTGGAACGCGGAGCACGAGGTGGCGGAGAAGCTCAACCACCTCTCGATCCAACAGGGAAAGGACCGGATCGAGGTGGAGCGCCTCTCGGCGGGCGACATCGGCTCAGTCGCCAAGCTGCGCAACACCCACACCGGCGACACCTTCTGCCGGGCCGACCGCCCGGTGCGGCTTCCCCCCATCCCCCTGCCTGAGTCTGTGGCCACCTCCGCCGTGCTGGTCAAGCAGCGGGGCGAGGAGGACAAGCTGGCCGCGGGGCTCCACAAGCTGCACGAGGAGGATCCCACCTTCCAGTTCGAGTACAGCTCCGAGCTGGGCCAGACCCTCATTCACGGGATGGGCGAGCGGCACTTCGACACCATCCTCCATCGGCTGGAGCGGAAGTTCGGAGTGCACGCAGAGCTGATCCGCCCCCGGGTGGCCTATCGCGAGACCATCAAGGGCAAGGCCGAGGGGCAGGGCAAGCACAAGAAGCAGAGCGGCGGCCGCGGGCAGTACGGCGACTGCTGGGTGCGCTTGTCACCTCGCCCGCGGGGTGCCGGCTATACCTTCGTGGACGACATCGTGGGCGGCGTCATCCCCAATAAGTACATCCCGGCGGTCGATCGCGGGGTGCAGGAGGCGGCCGAGCGGGGAGTGGTGGCGGGCTATCCCCTGGTGGACTTCCAGGCGGAGTGCTACGACGGCTCCTACCACGACGTCGACTCCAATGAAATGTCGTTCAAGATGGCCGGCATTCTGGCGTTCAGGAACGTGGCGCCCAAGGCGCGGCCGGTGCTGCTGGAGCCGCTGGTCGAAGTCGAAGCCTGGGCACCGGACGACGTGCTCGGCGACGTGATGGGCGACCTCAGCGCTCGGCGGGGCCAGATTCTGGGCACCGAGGCGGACGGCCGGCTCACCAAGGTCCGGGCCATCGTGCCGGAGGCGGAGCTCTACAAGTACTCCACCACGCTGCACTCCATCACCCACGGCCGCGGCACCCATCGCCAGAAGTTCCACGGGTACGCCGAGGCTCCCCCCGAGGTTGCGGCGCGGGTGGCGGAGGAGAATCAGAAGGAGCACGCGGTCGCGTCCTAG